From the Xyrauchen texanus isolate HMW12.3.18 chromosome 49, RBS_HiC_50CHRs, whole genome shotgun sequence genome, one window contains:
- the LOC127640158 gene encoding cellular retinoic acid-binding protein 1-like has translation MPPNFAGTWKMKSSENFDELLKALGVNAMLRKVAGAAAAKPHVEIRQDGEQFYIKTSTSVRTTEINFCVGQEFNEETVDGRKCKSFPTWETENKIYCKQTLVGGDGPVTYWSRELRGDELILIFGADDVVCKRIYVRE, from the exons ATGCCACCCAACTTTGCCGGCACCTGGAAAATGAAGAGCAGCGAGAATTTTGATGAACTTCTGAAAGCTCTTG GTGTGAACGCCATGCTCCGGAAAGTGGCTGGTGCTGCCGCAGCCAAACCACACGTGGAGATCCGACAGGATGGAGAGCAGTTCTACATCAAGACCTCCACCTCTGTTCGCACCACTGAAATTAACTTCTGCGTTGGACAGGAGTTCAACGAGGAGACGGTGGATGGCAGGAAATGTAAG AGTTTTCCCACGTGGGAGACAGAGAATAAAATCTACTGCAAACAGACACTGGTGGGTGGGGACGGACCCGTTACATACTGGAGCAGAGAGCTGCGTGGAGACGAACTTATCTTG ATTTTTGGGGCAGACGATGTGGTTTGCAAACGGATTTACGTTCGGGAATGA
- the LOC127640157 gene encoding WD repeat-containing protein 61, translated as MSTQYSILFKQEHAHEDAIWTAAWGRSEKDGSETIVTGSLDDLVKVWKWSDEKLELQWTLEGHQLGIVSVDISQNGAITASSSLDAHIRLWDLETGKQIKSMDAGPVDAWTVAFSPDSKYIATGSHLGKVNIFGVESGKKEYSLDTRGKFILSIAYSPDGKYLASGAIDGIINIFDIATGKLLHTLEGHAMPIRSLTFSPDSQLLVTASDDGYIKIYDVQHANLAGTLSGHGSWVLNVAFSPDDTHFVSSSSDKSVKVWDTNSRSCVNTFFDHQDQVWSVKYNPTGSKIVSAGDDRAIHIYDCPM; from the exons ATGAGCACACAA TACAGTATACTCTTCAAGCAAGAGCATG CTCATGAGGATGCAATTTGGACAGCGGCATGGGGCCGCAGTGAGAAAGACGGATCagaaaccatcgtcaccggctctCTGGATGATCTGGTTAAAGTGTGGAAATG GTCGGATGAAAAACTGGAGCTGCAGTGGACCCTGGAGGGTCACCAGTTGGGCATAGTCTCTGTTGATATCAGTCAAAACGGGGCGATCACTGCCTCCAGTTCTCTGGATGCTCACATTCGCCTTTGGGACCTAGAAACGGGCAAGCAAATCAAGTCCATGGATGCAGGCCCAG TTGATGCCTGGACTGTCGCTTTTTCCCCGGATTCTAAATACATTGCTACCGGAAGCCATCTAGGGAAGGTCAACATTTTCGGCGTGGAGAGCGGAAAAAAGGAGTACTCGCTGGACACAAGAGGGAAATTCATTCTGAGCATCGCTTAT AGTCCAGATGGAAAGTACTTGGCCAGCGGTGCTATCGATGGAATCATTAATATCTTTGATATTGCGACTGGGAAACTCCTGCACACGTTGGAAG GTCATGCTATGCCCATCAGGTCTCTGACCTTCTCTCCAGACTCTCAGCTGCTGGTTACGGCATCAGATGATGGCTACATCAAGATTTATGATGT GCAGCACGCTAATCTGGCTGGGACTCTTAGTGGTCACGGGTCGTGGGTGCTGAACGTGGCTTTCTCACCTGACGACACGCACTTTGTGTCCAG CTCATCAGATAAGAGCGTAAAAGTTTGGGACACCAACAGCAGATCGTGTGTGAATACGTTCTTTGATCATCAGGACCAA gtttggAGTGTGAAATACAATCCCACCGGCTCAAAGATCGTCTCAGCGGGCGATGATCGAGCAATCCACATTTATGATTGTCCCATGTGA